The Actinopolymorpha sp. NPDC004070 genome includes the window CCCGTTCCCGCCCGTGCGGGCCGGCACCCGCCTGCTGCGCCGGCTCGGCACGGCGGACGCACTACGGATGGCTCGGATGCTGATGCTGCCCGCTCGCACACTCGGCGAGGAGTCGTTCGAGGGCGAGGGCGCGCGGGTGCTGCTCGCGGGCAACGCGCTGCACACCGACCTCGGCCCCGACCACGCCGGCAGCGGCGTCTTCGGCTGGCTGCTGTGCATGCTCGGGCAGGACGTCGGGTTCCCGGTGCCCGAGGGCGGCGCCGGCATGCTGACGCAGGCGCTGGTCCGCCGGCTCACCTCACTAGGCGGCCGCATCGTCTGCGACACCCCGGTCAGCCAGGTGATCGTCGGCGGCGGCCGCGCCCTCGGCGTACGCACCACCGACGGCGGGCTGGTCCGGGCACGCCGCGGCGTGCTCGCCGACGTGCCCGCTCCGATCCTCTATCACCAGCTCGTCGGGGCGGAGCACCTGCCGGCCCGGCTGCTCGACGATCTGGAGCGCTTCCACTGGGACCACGCGACCGTCAAGATCGACTGGGCGCTCTCCGGGCCCGTCCCCTGGACCGCCGAGGACGTACGCGGCGCGGGAACGGTCCACCTCGGCGGCGACATGGACGCGCTGGTGCAGTACGGCTCGGACCTGTCGCGGTCACGGGTGCCGAGCACGCCGTTCATGTTGCTCGGGCAGATGGGCGTGGCCGACCCGACGCGGTCCCCGGCCGGTACGGAAACCGTGTGGGCGTACACCCACGTACCCCGCGGTGAGTCCTGGGACGCCGCGCGGCGGGACCGCTACGCCGACCGAGTCCAGGCCGTGATCGAACGCCACGCACCCGGCTTCGGCGACCTCGTGCTCGGCCGGCACGTGGCCGGCCCACCGGACCTGCAGGCCCACAACCCGAGCCTGGTCGACGGGGCGATCAACGCGGGTACGGCGGCCATCCACCAGGAGCTGATCTTCCGGCCGACGCCGGGCCTCGCCCGCGCCGACACCCCGGTGGACCGGCTCTACCTGGCCGGCGCCTCCGCGCACCCGGGTGGTGCCGTCCACGGCGCGCCCGGAGCCAACGCCGCCCGGGCCGCGCTGGCCCGGGCGGGCCTGGCCGGCGGCGCGTACGCCGCCGCCATCAGGCTCGGGCACCGCGCGGTCTACGGGGTGGACTGACGACCCGTGCGCACCCGGCCCTCGACGTAGGAGGCCAGCCGGGCCAGTGACTCCTTGTTGCGCGGGGTGAGGAGCAGCTTCTGCACGAGCTTGGGCAGGTGCTGCGCCGGTCCACGGGTGAGCTCCTCGGTCATCCGCACCTCGGTGCGTGCCGGGCCGAGCGAGGTGAGCTGGAACCGCACGTGTGCGGCACCGGCCGGGTAGATGCGGGCCTCCAGCTCCAGAAGTTTCCCGGGCTCGCAGCTCAGCACCTTGGTGTCGTCCTGCAGGACCAGTGGCCAGGATCCGACGCTGTGGTGGATCTTCGCCCCCGGCGCGGGCCATTCGGCGTCCACAGCTCGGATGTGGGAGGCGCCCACCAGCCAGGCGGCGTACGTCCACCCGTCGGCGAGCACGTCCCACACCTGGTCGGCCGGTGCGGCGATCGTCCGCGAGACTTCGCTGCTCATGGGGCTCCTTCGTGCGTCCTGTGCGTCGGTTTGTCGATGACATCGGGGTGCGGGCGCGGGACCGGCGGTTGGGCCGAACCGGTTCTACTGCCCCCATCCTGCACGTTCGCGGCGGTTGAGGCATTCCCGCGCCGTCGGTCTTCGACGACGGCACCCTCGTGTAGACGCGGCCTACCCCGATGATGGCACGGCGGCGGGCCGCTTCCGGTCAGGAAGGCTGGCGTCGGCATCTTCTGGGTAGCCGGAATGTCTGTCTCCCACCTGTTGGACATCCTGAAGACATGCGCTGCCTCCTCATCGACGACAGCCCGCGCTACCTGCGGGCAGCGCGTGCGCTTCTCGAACGCGAGGGCGTCGCCGTCGTCGGCATGGTCCAGACGGCAGAGGAGGCGCTCGCCCAGGTAGCCGAACTCCGCCCGGACGTGACCCTGGTCGACATCAACCTGCGCGGCGAGAGCGGGTTCGACCTGGCTCGCCGGCTGACGTCGGGCGACCGTCCCGACCGCCACTCCCCGGTGATCCTGATCTCCAGCCACAGCGCGGACGACTTCGAGGACCTCATCGAGTCCAGTCCGGCCGCGGGCTTCCTGGACAAGTCGAACCTCAGCGCCGCGGCGATCGCCTCGCTGGTCGAGGCCGGCGGCGACTGACCGCGCCGTCCCGGCGGTCCGCGTCAACCCGGGCTTGCGCCGGCAACTCCGGCTTGACGCTACGTCCCGCCCTGCGAGCCCTCCAGGAACGTGAGGACGGCCAGCACCCGGCGGTGGTCGTCACCGGTCTCGGGGAGACGCAGCTTCGTCAGGATGTGCTGGACGTGCTTTTCCACCGTTCCCTCGGTGACCCACAGGTGGCGGGCGATTCCGGCGTTCGAGCGCCCTTCGGCCATCAGGGCGAGAACCTCGCGTTCCCGGCTGCTGAGTACGTCCAGCGGGTCGTCACGGCGCCGGGCGGAGACGAGTTCGTGCACGAGGGTGGGATCGACGACCGAACCTCCCTTGACGATTCGCCGCAGTGTCTCGGTGAACTCGCCCACGTCGGTGACCCGGGTTTTCAGCAGGTAGCCGATGCTTTGCCCGGTGGCGAGCAGTTCCGTCGCGTGCTCCGCCTCGACATATGCTGAGAGCACCAGAATCCCGATCTGCGGGAACTCCTCGCGGATCGTCCGGGCGGCATCAAGCCCCTCGTTGGTGTGGGTGGGCGGCATCCGGATGTCGACGACCACCAGATCAGGAAGAGTTTCGCGAACCATCGTGAGTAGGTCAGCAGCATCACCGGCCTGGCCGACGACCTCGAAGCCCTGGCGGCCGAGCAGGCTCGCCACTCCCTCGCGCAGCAACAGGTCGTCGTCGGCGAGCACCACCCGTCCCATGGCGGCACCGCTGTCAACGGCTGCTTGCTCGGGGAGCTGCGGCGGCGGGTTGTCCGGTGTCACCTGGCGTCGTGGGCGTCCGCTCGTGCCGGGGGAGTTCGTGGTGGTGCCTCCGAAGATGTACGCAGTCGCCGGTTGCGCCGCCGCGACCGGGCAGGCAGCGGGGTGCTGCGGTCGCCTCGGTGCGACGCACTCGTTCAGCCTACGTGCGGCTGCGAGCAGCTGACCTGATGGCGCATCTGCGGCGAGGGTTGACCGGCCGACTGGTGGCGGCGAGCTGTGTGGTCGCGGTGTTGCTCGGCTCGGTGTTCGCCGCACTGCTGCTCGCGGTCTCCGACCAGCGCGACGCCGCCGCGCTGGCGCGGCGGTCCGAGCAGATCCTCACCACCACCAGCCGGATGCAGGCGCTGGTCCTGGACGTTGAGACCGGACAACGTGGCTACCTCCTCACCGGCGACAGGCGTTTCCTGCAGCCGTGGAACACCGCCCGGGCGGAGATTCCGCGGGTGGGCGCGCGGTTGACCGACCTCACCATCAACCCGGTCCGGGACCGGATGGCGCACCAGATCGTCGACTCGGCGCAGTCCTACGTACGCGACTACTCGGTACCGCTGGTCGCGCTCGCTGGCCGCGACCCGAAGGCCGCCCGCAACCTGTCACTGACGCTGGAGGGCAAGCGGCGCGCCGATGCCATCCGTGCCCAGATCGGCCGGTTGTCCGACTCCGCCCGCGGGGCAGCTGTCGCCCGGCAGGAGCGTGCCGCCGCGGCCGGTCGGCGGGCGGAGGTCGCTGCCGTCATCGGCATGGCCGGATCGGCCCTGATGGTCGCCCTGCTCGCGGCGTACCTCACCAGAGCCATCGCCCGACCGGTGCGGCGGGCGGCGATGATGGCCGGCGAGCTCGCCGCCGGTGACCTGAGCGCCCGGCTGCCGGAGACGGGCGCGGGGGAGATCCGTACCCTCGAGCACTCGTTCAACAGGATGGGCGAGTCGCTGGAGCGCAACCGGGACGAGCTGGCAAAGCTGGTGGAGGAGCAGACCGCGTTGCGCCGGCTGTCCACCCTCGTGGCCCGCGCGGTGCCGCCGGCCACGACGTTCGCCACGGTGACCGAGGAGATCGGCGAGCTGTTCGACGCCGACGGCACGGCGATGCTGCGGTACGAGTCCGACGGCACCGCGACCGCTGTCGCGCTGTGGGGACAGCAGGACACCTCCTTGCCCGGCGTCGGTTCGCGGGCGGAGCTGGGGGCGCGGACCGTGCCTGCTCAAGTACGCCGTACCGGCCGGCATGCCCGGCGGGACAGCTACGCGGACTCGACCGGCACGGCTCTCGGTCCGCGTGAGCTCGGGGTGCGCTCGGCGGTGGCCGCGCCGATCGAGGTGGAGGGAAGACTGTGGGGAGCACTGACCGCGTTCTCCACCAAGGAACGGCCACTGCCCAGGGACGCCGAGGCGCGGTTCGCCGACTTCACCGAGATCATCGCGCTCGCGATCGCCAACGCCCAGGCGCGTTCGGAGCTCGCCGCGTCCAGGGCACGCGTGGTCGCGGCCACCGACCGGGCACGCCGGCGGATCGAACGCGACCTGCACGACGGCGCCCAGCAGCGCCTGGTGTCCCTGCTGCTGGACCTGCGCGGCATCGAGGCGGACATCCCCGACGGCCGGGTGCGTGCCGAGGTGGCCGAGGTGGCCACCGGGCTCACCGACGCCGTCGATGAACTCCGCGAGATGGCCCGCGGCATCCACCCGGCGATCCTCTCCGAGGCGGGCCTGGCACCCGCCCTGAAGGCCCTGGCCAGACGGTCGTCCGTTCCTGTCGAGCTGGGCCTCGGTGTCAACACGAGGTTGCCGCAGCCGATCGAGGTCGCGGCGTACTACGTCGTCGCCGAGGCTCTGACGAACGCCGCGAAGCATGCGCACGCCTCGCACGTCGAGGTCACCACCTGCGAACGCGGCGGCCGGGTGTGCGTCGACGTACGAGACGACGGGGTCGGCGGTGCGAGTTCCGGTGACGGCTCCGGCCTGGTGGGTCTGGCGGACCGGGTGGAGGCGCTCGGCGGCGTGCTCAAGGTGACCAGTCCGGCGGGCGAGGGAACCCGGATCCACGCCGAACTACCGGTGGATTCCGGCCAGCC containing:
- a CDS encoding NAD(P)/FAD-dependent oxidoreductase, translated to MTTEVVDAVVIGAGPNGLVAANVLADAGWNVLVLEATSEPGGAVRTAELVRPGFRSDLCSAFYPLGAASPVLADLDLELHGLRWRHAPAVLAHVLPDDRAAVLHRDPKATAASLATFAPGDGQAWLTEYERWQRIRTELLSALLRPFPPVRAGTRLLRRLGTADALRMARMLMLPARTLGEESFEGEGARVLLAGNALHTDLGPDHAGSGVFGWLLCMLGQDVGFPVPEGGAGMLTQALVRRLTSLGGRIVCDTPVSQVIVGGGRALGVRTTDGGLVRARRGVLADVPAPILYHQLVGAEHLPARLLDDLERFHWDHATVKIDWALSGPVPWTAEDVRGAGTVHLGGDMDALVQYGSDLSRSRVPSTPFMLLGQMGVADPTRSPAGTETVWAYTHVPRGESWDAARRDRYADRVQAVIERHAPGFGDLVLGRHVAGPPDLQAHNPSLVDGAINAGTAAIHQELIFRPTPGLARADTPVDRLYLAGASAHPGGAVHGAPGANAARAALARAGLAGGAYAAAIRLGHRAVYGVD
- a CDS encoding SRPBCC family protein codes for the protein MSSEVSRTIAAPADQVWDVLADGWTYAAWLVGASHIRAVDAEWPAPGAKIHHSVGSWPLVLQDDTKVLSCEPGKLLELEARIYPAGAAHVRFQLTSLGPARTEVRMTEELTRGPAQHLPKLVQKLLLTPRNKESLARLASYVEGRVRTGRQSTP
- a CDS encoding response regulator transcription factor; protein product: MRCLLIDDSPRYLRAARALLEREGVAVVGMVQTAEEALAQVAELRPDVTLVDINLRGESGFDLARRLTSGDRPDRHSPVILISSHSADDFEDLIESSPAAGFLDKSNLSAAAIASLVEAGGD
- a CDS encoding response regulator transcription factor, with amino-acid sequence MGRVVLADDDLLLREGVASLLGRQGFEVVGQAGDAADLLTMVRETLPDLVVVDIRMPPTHTNEGLDAARTIREEFPQIGILVLSAYVEAEHATELLATGQSIGYLLKTRVTDVGEFTETLRRIVKGGSVVDPTLVHELVSARRRDDPLDVLSSREREVLALMAEGRSNAGIARHLWVTEGTVEKHVQHILTKLRLPETGDDHRRVLAVLTFLEGSQGGT
- a CDS encoding CHASE3 domain-containing protein, whose amino-acid sequence is MAHLRRGLTGRLVAASCVVAVLLGSVFAALLLAVSDQRDAAALARRSEQILTTTSRMQALVLDVETGQRGYLLTGDRRFLQPWNTARAEIPRVGARLTDLTINPVRDRMAHQIVDSAQSYVRDYSVPLVALAGRDPKAARNLSLTLEGKRRADAIRAQIGRLSDSARGAAVARQERAAAAGRRAEVAAVIGMAGSALMVALLAAYLTRAIARPVRRAAMMAGELAAGDLSARLPETGAGEIRTLEHSFNRMGESLERNRDELAKLVEEQTALRRLSTLVARAVPPATTFATVTEEIGELFDADGTAMLRYESDGTATAVALWGQQDTSLPGVGSRAELGARTVPAQVRRTGRHARRDSYADSTGTALGPRELGVRSAVAAPIEVEGRLWGALTAFSTKERPLPRDAEARFADFTEIIALAIANAQARSELAASRARVVAATDRARRRIERDLHDGAQQRLVSLLLDLRGIEADIPDGRVRAEVAEVATGLTDAVDELREMARGIHPAILSEAGLAPALKALARRSSVPVELGLGVNTRLPQPIEVAAYYVVAEALTNAAKHAHASHVEVTTCERGGRVCVDVRDDGVGGASSGDGSGLVGLADRVEALGGVLKVTSPAGEGTRIHAELPVDSGQPAS